The Athalia rosae chromosome 7, iyAthRosa1.1, whole genome shotgun sequence genome window below encodes:
- the LOC105685669 gene encoding uncharacterized protein LOC105685669 isoform X2 produces MIRNKMWASRRKLAILAAMSECLTHVEAKYCAFEIHGEPKYYVCPRTEYCCNFGCCVSPGFQIYHLWYYWLLVIIMFLVCSGGGWWYRYWLQGRYRPSTSTIPPRTSNSRTQSTLRGSTCRAQQARVTYNPARNTVLLHRMWKGPQRNTTPPAYSGAAASSAQFQNTNVVSNDNNCPYYELYGPPPSYETVIAQTRGKIMSPTAQEQSRTNEHMPSMQSQNGIHCFSHNYSSLPTRIHIEEGIVERRSSCGSNSDELENYQNFGNKNFGQKCNVQQVLRVGGSMPMENCFQGNTASGTRAGLPQQTIIKKLPFCVLGNRPEIRDTSVRLQCGESSPDAFTNVGAKFNSNNAFECHSITACASSQFSKNLTITSRVNSIRSFTSSLNQAEELTLDQLEAQIKQTEERTNDIRTKLDSEIPGIPKIFRYSNSDTHANDSTLRYHQTHSGSLKGSEVSAATTSGRIKNDSNCEECIAQIGGTISALNPSSNVILPSPEPNVQTNSLSPINIIENYQHYPPTSPAQRSTSTNLESQIKLGRSKSLD; encoded by the exons atgattcgaaataaaatgtgGGCCAGTCGAAGGAAGCTAGCAATATTAGCAGCGATGTCTGAGTGCTTAACACAC GTAGAAGCAAAATACTGTGCCTTTGAAATACACGGAGAGCCAAAATATTATGT atgtCCTAGGACTGAATACTGCTGCAACTTTGGATGCTGTGTGTCACCAGGATTTCAAATCTATCATTTGTGGTATTATTG GCTTTTGGTCATCATTATGTTTCTGGTATGCTCCGGAGGTGGATGGTGGTATCGATATTGGCTACAAGGTAGATATAGACCATCTACATCAACAATTCCACCTAGAACATCTAATTCAAGGACTCAAAGCACTCTTAGAGGATCTACATGCCGTGCACAGCAGGCCAGAGTAACGTACAATCCTGCACGGAATACCGTCCTCTTACACCGTATGTGGAAAG GTCCTCAAAGGAACACAACACCACCAGCGTACAGCGGCGCTGCTGCAAGTTCTGCACAATTTCAAAATACAAATGTCGTATCTAATGATAACAACTGCCCATATTACGAATTATACGGTCCTCCGCCGAGCTACGAGACCGTAATCGCTCAAACtcgaggaaaaataatgaGTCCAACGGCACAAGAACAATCAAGAACAAACGAACACATGCCAAGTATGCAAAGCCAAAATGGGATACACTGTTTTTCACATAATTATAGCAGCCTTCCTACAAGGATTCATATTGAAGAGGGTATCGTTGAGCGGCGTAGCAGCTGTGGTTCGAATTCAGACGAGCTAGaaaattaccaaaattttGGTAACAAGAACTTTGGACAAAAATGTAATGTCCAGCAAGTATTAAGAGTTGGTGGAAGTATGCCCATGGAAAACTGCTTCCAGGGAAACACAGCCTCTGGGACAAGAGCAGGTTTACCACAGCAAACTATTATCAAGAAGTTGCCATTCTGTGTCCTAGGAAATAGGCCTGAAATAAGAGACACAAGTGTCAGGTTACAGTGTGGTGAATCTAGCCCAGATGCATTTACAAATGTTGGAGCTAAATTCAACTCAAACAATGCATTTGAATGTCATTCAATTACAGCATGCGCCAGCAGTcaattctcaaaaaatctaACAATTACTTCTAGGGTTAACAGTATCAGATCGTTCACAAGCTCCCTTAATCAGGCGGAAGAACTTACACTCGATCAGCTGGAAGCGCAAATCAAGCAAACCGAAGAGCGCACAAATGACATCCGAACGAAACTTGATTCTGAAATTCCCGGAATCCCGAAAATATTTAGGTATTCAAATAGCGATACCCATGCCAATGATTCTACATTGAGATATCATCAAACACACAGTGGTTCACTAAAAG GGTCAGAGGTATCGGCTGCCACAACTTcggggagaataaaaaatgattccaACTGTGAAGAATGTATAGCACAAATTGGCGGAACTATTTCTGCACTCAATCCATCCAGCAATGTGATATTACCTTCTCCTGAGCCAAATGTTCAAACTAATTCTTTGTCTCcgataaatataattgaaaactaTCAGCACTACCCTCCAACGTCACCTGCACAAAGGTCCACGAGCACAAATCTTGAAAGTCAAATTAAATTAGGCAGATCAAAGTCACTTGACTAA
- the LOC105685669 gene encoding uncharacterized protein LOC105685669 isoform X1, whose protein sequence is MIRNKMWASRRKLAILAAMSECLTHVEAKYCAFEIHGEPKYYVCPRTEYCCNFGCCVSPGFQIYHLWYYWLLVIIMFLVCSGGGWWYRYWLQGRYRPSTSTIPPRTSNSRTQSTLRGSTCRAQQARVTYNPARNTVLLHRMWKGPQRNTTPPAYSGAAASSAQFQNTNVVSNDNNCPYYELYGPPPSYETVIAQTRGKIMSPTAQEQSRTNEHMPSMQSQNGIHCFSHNYSSLPTRIHIEEGIVERRSSCGSNSDELENYQNFGNKNFGQKCNVQQVLRVGGSMPMENCFQGNTASGTRAGLPQQTIIKKLPFCVLGNRPEIRDTSVRLQCGESSPDAFTNVGAKFNSNNAFECHSITACASSQFSKNLTITSRVNSIRSFTSSLNQAEELTLDQLEAQIKQTEERTNDIRTKLDSEIPGIPKIFRYSNSDTHANDSTLRYHQTHSGSLKGRSGTSHLVASKEKYCDIHRYTVTSENDKGMLENIPKIGSEVSAATTSGRIKNDSNCEECIAQIGGTISALNPSSNVILPSPEPNVQTNSLSPINIIENYQHYPPTSPAQRSTSTNLESQIKLGRSKSLD, encoded by the exons atgattcgaaataaaatgtgGGCCAGTCGAAGGAAGCTAGCAATATTAGCAGCGATGTCTGAGTGCTTAACACAC GTAGAAGCAAAATACTGTGCCTTTGAAATACACGGAGAGCCAAAATATTATGT atgtCCTAGGACTGAATACTGCTGCAACTTTGGATGCTGTGTGTCACCAGGATTTCAAATCTATCATTTGTGGTATTATTG GCTTTTGGTCATCATTATGTTTCTGGTATGCTCCGGAGGTGGATGGTGGTATCGATATTGGCTACAAGGTAGATATAGACCATCTACATCAACAATTCCACCTAGAACATCTAATTCAAGGACTCAAAGCACTCTTAGAGGATCTACATGCCGTGCACAGCAGGCCAGAGTAACGTACAATCCTGCACGGAATACCGTCCTCTTACACCGTATGTGGAAAG GTCCTCAAAGGAACACAACACCACCAGCGTACAGCGGCGCTGCTGCAAGTTCTGCACAATTTCAAAATACAAATGTCGTATCTAATGATAACAACTGCCCATATTACGAATTATACGGTCCTCCGCCGAGCTACGAGACCGTAATCGCTCAAACtcgaggaaaaataatgaGTCCAACGGCACAAGAACAATCAAGAACAAACGAACACATGCCAAGTATGCAAAGCCAAAATGGGATACACTGTTTTTCACATAATTATAGCAGCCTTCCTACAAGGATTCATATTGAAGAGGGTATCGTTGAGCGGCGTAGCAGCTGTGGTTCGAATTCAGACGAGCTAGaaaattaccaaaattttGGTAACAAGAACTTTGGACAAAAATGTAATGTCCAGCAAGTATTAAGAGTTGGTGGAAGTATGCCCATGGAAAACTGCTTCCAGGGAAACACAGCCTCTGGGACAAGAGCAGGTTTACCACAGCAAACTATTATCAAGAAGTTGCCATTCTGTGTCCTAGGAAATAGGCCTGAAATAAGAGACACAAGTGTCAGGTTACAGTGTGGTGAATCTAGCCCAGATGCATTTACAAATGTTGGAGCTAAATTCAACTCAAACAATGCATTTGAATGTCATTCAATTACAGCATGCGCCAGCAGTcaattctcaaaaaatctaACAATTACTTCTAGGGTTAACAGTATCAGATCGTTCACAAGCTCCCTTAATCAGGCGGAAGAACTTACACTCGATCAGCTGGAAGCGCAAATCAAGCAAACCGAAGAGCGCACAAATGACATCCGAACGAAACTTGATTCTGAAATTCCCGGAATCCCGAAAATATTTAGGTATTCAAATAGCGATACCCATGCCAATGATTCTACATTGAGATATCATCAAACACACAGTGGTTCACTAAAAGGTAGGTCTGGAACATCGCATTTGGTCGCATCTAAAGAAAAATACTGCGATATTCATAGATACACAGTTACCAGTGAGAATGATAAGGGTATGttagaaaatattccaaaaataGGGTCAGAGGTATCGGCTGCCACAACTTcggggagaataaaaaatgattccaACTGTGAAGAATGTATAGCACAAATTGGCGGAACTATTTCTGCACTCAATCCATCCAGCAATGTGATATTACCTTCTCCTGAGCCAAATGTTCAAACTAATTCTTTGTCTCcgataaatataattgaaaactaTCAGCACTACCCTCCAACGTCACCTGCACAAAGGTCCACGAGCACAAATCTTGAAAGTCAAATTAAATTAGGCAGATCAAAGTCACTTGACTAA